The following proteins come from a genomic window of Candidatus Methylomirabilota bacterium:
- a CDS encoding TRAP transporter large permease subunit gives MEWPSLLLIFFASLITLLMTGFPIAFVFMLLTMGGALTLWGGGPGMELVVINIQTAVSSFTLLAIVEFTLMGMVIFHSGMGTTLLRVLGEWLGAVPGRLAILGIAFATLFATMSGSSLASSTVMATVLCPEMERQGYKKPMSIGPILGGGGLAMMIPPSGLAIVLAAIAKISVTKILIGAAIPGLMLAALYMIYIITRSAIQKDIAPAYAVERPPFSRKIYDTVVYVLPLGLIVFLTLGLIFLGVATPSQSAVTGALGSFLLAGFYRKLDWSLVKISLRGTVRIAVMILMIFASSATFSQILAFAGITRGLSGFVAGLPVPPIMVIVGMMIVVLILGAIMEVVTIFMVTIPIFMPVVEALGFDPIWFGLLMLLNAEMALTTPPFGTSLFAVKAAAPAGTTMRDVYLAALPFLGCDLVVLIILIVFPGVALWLPNLL, from the coding sequence ATGGAATGGCCTAGCCTACTCTTGATATTCTTCGCCAGCCTCATAACCTTGCTGATGACCGGCTTTCCCATCGCCTTCGTTTTCATGCTGCTTACCATGGGAGGCGCTCTTACCTTATGGGGAGGAGGCCCAGGCATGGAGTTGGTCGTGATTAACATACAAACCGCCGTATCCAGCTTCACGCTGCTCGCTATTGTGGAATTTACCCTGATGGGTATGGTCATCTTCCATTCGGGCATGGGGACTACCTTGCTCAGGGTTCTCGGTGAATGGCTAGGAGCAGTCCCCGGGAGGTTAGCTATACTCGGCATTGCGTTCGCCACCTTGTTTGCCACCATGAGCGGTTCGTCCCTGGCCAGCTCAACCGTAATGGCAACTGTGCTATGTCCCGAAATGGAAAGGCAAGGTTACAAGAAGCCCATGAGTATTGGGCCTATTTTGGGGGGAGGTGGGCTGGCCATGATGATCCCCCCCAGCGGACTCGCCATCGTTCTGGCAGCTATAGCCAAGATATCGGTAACCAAGATCCTAATCGGCGCTGCCATTCCGGGGCTCATGCTTGCCGCGCTGTATATGATCTATATTATTACAAGATCTGCTATTCAAAAAGATATTGCCCCCGCGTACGCCGTGGAACGTCCCCCTTTTTCTCGCAAAATCTATGACACAGTCGTCTATGTGCTGCCCCTTGGGCTTATTGTTTTTCTTACCCTCGGGCTCATTTTCTTAGGAGTGGCAACTCCATCCCAGTCCGCAGTCACGGGGGCTCTGGGTTCCTTTCTGCTGGCCGGTTTTTACAGAAAGCTGGACTGGAGCCTTGTGAAGATTTCCCTGCGGGGCACCGTCAGGATTGCCGTAATGATTCTTATGATCTTCGCCTCTTCCGCTACGTTCAGCCAGATCCTGGCTTTCGCAGGGATTACCAGGGGTCTCAGCGGCTTTGTCGCCGGTCTTCCAGTTCCCCCGATCATGGTTATAGTTGGGATGATGATCGTTGTGCTCATACTGGGAGCCATTATGGAGGTCGTTACGATATTCATGGTTACCATTCCCATTTTTATGCCGGTTGTTGAGGCACTGGGCTTTGATCCTATCTGGTTTGGGCTCTTGATGCTTCTCAATGCTGAGATGGCATTGACTACGCCGCCCTTCGGTACCAGCTTATTCGCGGTGAAAGCAGCAGCACCAGCTGGTACAACTATGCGGGATGTGTATTTAGCTGCGTTGCCCTTCCTTGGTTGTGACCTTGTGGTCTTGATAATCTTAATCGTATTTCCCGGAGTTGCTTTGTGGCTACCAAACCTACTGTGA
- a CDS encoding DUF2877 domain-containing protein, whose translation MRLQAISAGKGVVNNHFDGFVHSVFHHACNITINDQSLITLLSSSLHNAPQGLRLDTPSDFTFEDYLELGQPVGCRANILRFCGSPLSIDLRSARPWRSNLSAVQIDLEKPGAFGALRVVWEELRCHCRNHGLTAILTKGSILEENQLPLSGTKILVQTARKCFPKLLYATGKKQVDKAASALKPLIGLGPGLTPSGDDFIVGYLAGLWSTAGVERSRRSFLSSIGIWLANSLNETNEISRTYINYAIEGEVSEPLAVLARRIAQGRDSNCIKESTEAA comes from the coding sequence ATGCGCCTTCAGGCTATCTCAGCTGGAAAAGGTGTGGTGAATAACCACTTCGACGGATTCGTCCATAGTGTTTTTCATCATGCCTGTAACATTACCATCAACGATCAATCTCTTATCACCCTGCTGTCATCAAGCTTGCACAATGCTCCTCAGGGTCTTCGCCTCGATACACCTTCGGATTTCACCTTTGAGGACTATCTCGAGTTGGGTCAGCCAGTCGGTTGCCGAGCAAATATTCTTAGATTTTGCGGGTCACCTCTTTCCATTGATCTACGCTCTGCCCGACCATGGCGCTCCAATCTATCGGCAGTGCAGATCGACTTAGAGAAACCCGGTGCTTTTGGTGCCCTGAGGGTGGTGTGGGAGGAACTTCGGTGTCATTGCCGCAACCATGGGCTTACAGCCATCCTAACTAAGGGTTCCATCCTGGAGGAAAATCAACTCCCGTTGTCTGGCACGAAAATACTCGTTCAAACTGCGAGGAAATGCTTTCCGAAGCTGTTATATGCTACTGGTAAGAAGCAGGTGGACAAAGCCGCTTCTGCTTTAAAGCCCTTAATAGGACTGGGTCCTGGCCTTACCCCTTCCGGCGATGATTTCATCGTCGGTTACCTGGCTGGTCTATGGAGCACTGCAGGAGTGGAGCGATCAAGAAGGAGTTTTTTATCATCGATAGGGATTTGGCTTGCCAATTCCTTGAACGAAACCAACGAGATCAGCCGCACCTATATCAACTATGCGATTGAAGGAGAGGTTTCCGAACCCCTGGCGGTCCTGGCGAGGAGAATAGCTCAAGGCAGGGACTCGAATTGCATAAAAGAATCCACAGAGGCAGCG